In Deltaproteobacteria bacterium, the genomic window CAATGCGCCAGGGCTCACGGATGGCCTTCTCTCCGCCGGGAAGGAGGTACGTCTTGATATGACCGATGCGTGTGAAGGTCGCTTCATCGGCAACGAGGAATTCCCCTCCCCACACTGTGCCGTCCGGGCCGTATCCGGTCCCGTCCATGGCAATACCGATAACCTCTCCCTCGATGTCGTTTTCCGCCATGCAGCTTACGATGTGGGCATGATGGTGCTGGACACGGATGAGCCTGGAAGCGGGAAGTCCCTCGGCAAAGATTGTGGTGTAATAAGCCGGGTGGAGATCACAGGCGATAACGTCCGGCTTACACTTCGCAATTGTCTGCATGAGAGTGAGACTCTCCCGGTAAAAATCCCTGGCCTCCGGCGTTTCCATGTCCCCGATGTGGGGGCTCAGGAAAGCGAGGGTTCCTTTCAGAATGCAAAGTGTCGTCTTCATTTGGGGACCCAGGGCAAGGATTTCGGGATAAGACTTTTTCAGGGTGATAGGCTTCGGAACAAATCCTCTTGACCGCCGGATCATCCTTTTTTTTCCTGCCGATACGGAAGCTATGGAATCATCACACCGCACAAGGATATCCCTGTCATGAATGAGAAAGAAATCCGCTATGCCGTTTAAACGCTTTATTGCCTCCCTGTTTGCAATACAAATGGGCTCGTCCACCTGGTTTGCACTCGTCATGATGAGGGCCTGGAAATGCTTCTCCAAAAGCATGTGATGCAAAGGGGTGTAGGGGAGCATGATCCCCAGATCGGACACCCCCGGGGCAACGGCGGGGGATAGAGCATTTCCTTCTCTTTTCCTGGCGAGAACTATCGGTCTCTGGGGAGAGAGGAGAAGCGCCTCTTCCTCTTTCCCGATCCGGGAAATACGGGAGGCTGCATTGATGTCCTTTACCATGACGGCCAGAGGCTTTTCCTCCCTGAACTTCCGTGATCGCAACCTCTTTAAGGCGTCGTCGTTGGCCGCGTCCACGGCAAGATGAAAACCTCCCAGACCTTTTATGGCAACTACATACCCTTCAAGAAGCAATTCAATGGTCCTCTTGAGGGGATCCTGGTCAGGCAGTGTGTTTCCCGCTTCATCAAGGAGTTTCAGCGATGGCCCGCAGACAGGGCAGGCATTCGGTTCCGCGTGAAAACGGCGGTCTGCCGGTTTTTCATATTCCTCCCGGCATAGGGAGCACAT contains:
- the hypF gene encoding carbamoyltransferase HypF, encoding MKRVRCHFSGVVQGVGFRPFIYRIAIRHSLSGFVQNRPDGVVVEVEGPAESITSFISGVNEELPPLADVSKISCEEVEIRNDTVFRIVESEADGPGKVLITPDIATCGECFTELFDPQDRRFRYPFINCTNCGPRLTIIKDIPYDRINTSMSCFPMCSLCREEYEKPADRRFHAEPNACPVCGPSLKLLDEAGNTLPDQDPLKRTIELLLEGYVVAIKGLGGFHLAVDAANDDALKRLRSRKFREEKPLAVMVKDINAASRISRIGKEEEALLLSPQRPIVLARKREGNALSPAVAPGVSDLGIMLPYTPLHHMLLEKHFQALIMTSANQVDEPICIANREAIKRLNGIADFFLIHDRDILVRCDDSIASVSAGKKRMIRRSRGFVPKPITLKKSYPEILALGPQMKTTLCILKGTLAFLSPHIGDMETPEARDFYRESLTLMQTIAKCKPDVIACDLHPAYYTTIFAEGLPASRLIRVQHHHAHIVSCMAENDIEGEVIGIAMDGTGYGPDGTVWGGEFLVADEATFTRIGHIKTYLLPGGEKAIREPWRIAVSLLKEAYGKEWPSVAEKLHIVPQKSYYETMDRIMTQKFNSPLTSSLGRLFDGVAAIVGSRQKVTFEGQAAMELEALATSETDTLLPFDIGKTGDVIHLDFSPMIREIVNELMAGRSREEIAFSFHRSLQAAFCRMAETIRERTGLKRVVLSGGCFQNRILTEGTIAELEKAGFDVFFHSVVPTNDGCISLGQAVCAGAQVMV